CAGTCGGATATTATCTTAAAACATATCCCTCAATGGTTTATTAGAATTACTAACTATGCTGAAAAATTATTAAAAGATTTAAAGTTATTAACACAATGGCCAAAAAAAATTATAAAAATGCAAGAAAATTGGATCGGAAAATCTTCAGGATTTGAAATATCTTTAAATATATTAAATACAAAAGAAATAATTAAAATTTATACTAATCAATTACACCTTATTATGGGAGTAACATTCATTGCAATTTCTCCTGAACATACTTTATCTCAAGAAATATCTCAAACAAATGAAACAATAAAACATTTTCTCCAAACACTTTACAAAAAAAACTATTTTTATTTAGATAAAAACAACATAAATATTGTTGGAAAAAAAATTGAAAAATATGCTATTCACCCTATTACAAATGAATTACTTCCGATTTGGATAACAAATTATACATCAATAGAATATAATACAGATAGTAGACTTTCAATACCAGGACATAATAAGTATGATTGGCAGTGTGCTAAAAAATATCAGATTAACATTAAAAATGTTATTTCATGCTATCAACCAAACCAATTTAATATACATCATTTCTCTGAAAACAATAAAGGTATTTTATGTAATTCTGGAATATTTAATGGTTTAAATGAACAAGAAGCATCAAATAAAATATTTAAAATATTAAATCAAAAAAAAATCATTCAAAAAAAAAATAACTTTAAATTGAAAGATTGGAGTATATCAAGACAAAGATATTGGGGAGCACCTATACCAATGATGAAAAATCAATATGGAAAAATTCTTCCCATCCCTAATGAAAAACTACCAATCATTTTGCCTAAAATTAATAATATGGATGATTTAAAAAATATTAAAAATATTTACAAAAATTGGTCTAAAATTAAAATCAAGAATGAACATTTTATAAAAGAAACTGATACATTTGATACATTTATGGAGTCATCGTGGTATTATATTCGATATACTTCTCCACATTTAAAAACAAAAATGTTAGATCAAAAAGCAGCAAACTATTGGCTTCCTATTGATCAATATATAGGAGGTATTGAACATGCTATTATGCATTTAATATATTTCAGATTTTATCATAAATTATTATACGATCTTAATCTAGTATCATGTAAAGAACCAGTAAAAAAACTACTCTGTCAGGGTATGGTACTTTCTGATGCATTTTATTATATTAATAAAAAAAATCAAAAAACATGGATTTCATATAAAGAATTAAAAATTCAAAAAAATCAACAAGGAGAAACGAAAAATATTCAAACAATTCATGGAAAAAAAATTATCCATGCTGGAATGATTAAGATGTCAAAATCTAAAAAAAATGGAGTTGAACCCGAATTAATGATTAAAAAATACGGAGCAGATACAATTAGATTGTTTATCATGTTCGCTGCTCCAGTAGAAACGGAATTAGAATGGAATGAAGCAGGTGTAAAAGGAATGTATAGATTCTTACAAAAAATTTGGAATATATCTTATGAAACAAAATACAATATTAAAGAAAAAAACATTATTCCAAATAATTCCATTTTAATTAAAAAACTTCAATCGGAATTGAACAATACAATTAAAAAAGTTGATCATAATATTAAAATAAGACAATCTTTTAATACTGCAATATCAGAAATAATGAAATTCACAAATAGTATCATAAATTATCAAAAAAACAACCAATGTAATTATAATTTTATTAAAGAAGCATTAAATAATATTATTAAAATGTTATATCCATTCACTCCTCATATTAGTTTTTCCTTATGGAAAGAACTTAATAATGAAAAAACAATTGATTTTCAAGAATGGCCTAAATATAATGAAAAATATATTCTCAAAGAATATATAAATATTATAGTGCAAATTAATGGAAAAAAAAAAGATATTATAAAAACTAAATATAATAATTCAAAAGAAAATATTTTAAATATATTAAAAACAAACATTAAAACTAAAAAAATATTAAAAATAAATACAGTTCAAAGAATTATTTATATTCAAAACAAATTAATTAATTTAATTATTTAAAATAAAATGATCAATATTAAACAAAATGAATTAAAAAAAATATTATTACAAAATCAATATTTCTCTTATTTTATTATAGGAAAAGAATTCTTCATAACAGAAAAAATAGAAAGAAACATAACCTCATTTTTTAATAAAAAAGAATATTTAAACATCATAAAAATTAAAATATTTTTAAATAACGATTGGGAAAAAGTGTTGTTTGAATATTATCAAAAAAATTTATTTTTTTTAAAAAAAATATTAGTCTTAGATATACAAGAAAAAATCTTTAATAAAAATATAATATTTAATATTAAAAAAATATTAAAAATAAATAATCAAGCAATTATATCAATATTTAAATTTACTAAATATAATCCCGAAAATATTCTTGAATTTTTTATAAAAAATTTTAATAAATACAATTCTATTGTAATTCCAATAGAAAAAATGAATCAAACAAAAATTAAAGAATGGATAATTAAAAAATTAAAAAAAATTAATTTATATATAACAGAAAAAACACTTTATCTATTATTGGAATATCATAAAAATAACTTATTAATTTTATCAAAATTTTTAAATAATTTAAACTTAATTAATCACCCAAATTATCCGATAACACATAAAAAAATCACAAGTATGATTGAAGATGTTTCAAAATTTAACATGATAGATTGGATTAAATCATTATTATATAAAAACAAAATTGAAACATTAAAAATATTAAATTATTTTAAAAAAAAAAAAATAAACATATTAAATTTAACTAAACATATAAAACAAATTATATTTATTTTATTAAAAATTTATAAAAAAAATACATACAAAAACTATTTAAAAAATACCCCAGAATATTATATAGAAAAAAAAATTGTTAATTTAATCAAGCAATCAAATTATACATTTAATAAAAAAAAAATATATGATATTATAAATATACTAACCAAAATAGAAATCAATTTAAAAACATATAATAACGAATTCATTTGGATCAATTTACAAACATTAATTATGATATTTTAAAACATGAAATTATTATACGCTGTATTTGGAGGAACATTTGATCCATTTCATTATGGACATTTAATATCTTGCATACTATTATCAAATGAAATTAAAATTAAAAAAATTATAATTATACCAAACAATATTCCACCGCATAAAAAATTACCTAAGGCATCAAATCAAGATAGATTTAACATGATTAAATTATCTACTTCTAATAATAAATTATTTATAATTGATCCAATAGAATTAAAAAATAATCAAATTTCCTATACTATACAAACATTAAAAAAAATTAAAAAAAAAATAAATAATAATATCTCATTAGGATTCATTATCGGAGAAGATAATTTAAATACATTTTATACTTGGCATGATTGGGAAAGTTTTTTAAAAATCTGTCATATAATCATTTGTCCTAGAAAAACAAATCAAATAATTTTAAATCAACATCATATTCTGAATGATTGGATAAATCAGTATAAAATCCAGAATTATTATAATTTACATCGATATTCATCGGGATGTATATTTTTTTCTAATATTCCTAATATTAATATTTCTAGTACACAAATTAGAAATTTAAAAAAACAAAAGAAACATATTTCAAAGTTAGTTCACTGGAAAGTAGAAAAATATATTAATAAAAATAATTTATATAATAACTAACCTTATATACAATAAATATGCTAATAAAAATATTAAATCTAACAAGTTTTAGATGTCCAGATACCATGATATATTTAAAAAAAAATATAAAATATATTCAATTTCCAGAAATTGTACTAATAATATCAAACGATATTTCTACTACATGGGATATACCACTATTTTGTAATTTTATGAATTATAAATTGATAAAAAAATATATAAAAACAAAACCTTATCAATTCTTAATTCAAAAAAAAAAGGAAGAAATGCTTCATCGTATATAAAGAAAATTATTATAAAATTATTTAATTTATTTTAATAATATCATCAGCATTCTACGTATTGGTTCAGCCGCTCCCCATAACAATTGATCTCCTACAGTAAAAATAGATAAATATTTAGAACCAAAATTTAATTTCCTAATTCTACCTACAGCGATATCTAATGTCCCTGTAACGGAAAAAGGAGTTAACGAGTTAATAGTATCTTTAAAATTATTTGGAATAATCTTAATCCAAGAGTTATGATTTTGAATAATATTTATAATATCAACACAAGATATATCTTCTGTTAATTTAATTAAAAAAGATTGACTATGACATCTAAAAGCACCTACTCTAACACATACTCCATCAATTGGAATAAATACTTTTGAATTTAAAATTTTATTAGCTTCTTCTGAAACTTTTCGCTCCTCTTTAGTTTGACCACTTTCTGTAATAACATCAATCCATGGTAGTACATTACCGGCCAAAGGAGCTAAAAAATATTTTTTAGGAAATTGATCACTGGTTGATAACTGTGAAATTTTTTTCTCAATATTTAATACAGAATTAGATGAT
The sequence above is a segment of the Buchnera aphidicola (Symydobius americanus) genome. Coding sequences within it:
- the nadD gene encoding nicotinate-nucleotide adenylyltransferase → MKLLYAVFGGTFDPFHYGHLISCILLSNEIKIKKIIIIPNNIPPHKKLPKASNQDRFNMIKLSTSNNKLFIIDPIELKNNQISYTIQTLKKIKKKINNNISLGFIIGEDNLNTFYTWHDWESFLKICHIIICPRKTNQIILNQHHILNDWINQYKIQNYYNLHRYSSGCIFFSNIPNINISSTQIRNLKKQKKHISKLVHWKVEKYINKNNLYNN
- the leuS gene encoding leucine--tRNA ligase; the protein is MKKQYDPQNIEKKVQEYWKIKNTFQVFEDSKKKKYYCLAMLPYPSGKLHMGHVRNYTISDVIARFQRMLGKNVLHPIGWDAFGLPAEEAALKNHLIPSKWTEKNINFMKKQLQRLGFSYDWSREIKTCDPEYYQWEQWFFNKIYQKNMVYKKKSLVNWCPQDKTVLANEQVINGQCWRCQSDIILKHIPQWFIRITNYAEKLLKDLKLLTQWPKKIIKMQENWIGKSSGFEISLNILNTKEIIKIYTNQLHLIMGVTFIAISPEHTLSQEISQTNETIKHFLQTLYKKNYFYLDKNNINIVGKKIEKYAIHPITNELLPIWITNYTSIEYNTDSRLSIPGHNKYDWQCAKKYQINIKNVISCYQPNQFNIHHFSENNKGILCNSGIFNGLNEQEASNKIFKILNQKKIIQKKNNFKLKDWSISRQRYWGAPIPMMKNQYGKILPIPNEKLPIILPKINNMDDLKNIKNIYKNWSKIKIKNEHFIKETDTFDTFMESSWYYIRYTSPHLKTKMLDQKAANYWLPIDQYIGGIEHAIMHLIYFRFYHKLLYDLNLVSCKEPVKKLLCQGMVLSDAFYYINKKNQKTWISYKELKIQKNQQGETKNIQTIHGKKIIHAGMIKMSKSKKNGVEPELMIKKYGADTIRLFIMFAAPVETELEWNEAGVKGMYRFLQKIWNISYETKYNIKEKNIIPNNSILIKKLQSELNNTIKKVDHNIKIRQSFNTAISEIMKFTNSIINYQKNNQCNYNFIKEALNNIIKMLYPFTPHISFSLWKELNNEKTIDFQEWPKYNEKYILKEYINIIVQINGKKKDIIKTKYNNSKENILNILKTNIKTKKILKINTVQRIIYIQNKLINLII
- a CDS encoding sulfurtransferase TusA family protein, producing the protein MLIKILNLTSFRCPDTMIYLKKNIKYIQFPEIVLIISNDISTTWDIPLFCNFMNYKLIKKYIKTKPYQFLIQKKKEEMLHRI